The following nucleotide sequence is from Hydrogenoanaerobacterium saccharovorans.
TGCCCCTGCAGGTGCGGGGGGTAAGCAAATATTGTTGTAAATCTATGATTTTCAATGATATTTGCAGGGGGGACAGCCCCCCCTGTTGGATGAAGTGCGCACTTTGTTGTGCCCTCTCTATACTAGACATCATAACACAACTAACTCATTTTTGATAAACCGACAAGACCATAACAGTATAAAGGGTGTGTGTGTTTGAGTTTTTATCGGATTTATTCTTACCCTCTCGCTGAAAGCCGAAAGTTCAAGCACATCTATTTTAAACGTGATAGGGTAATACTTGCAAAACGTAATACTGCGAAAATCCTCGAAAAAATAGAGCACGAAACTAAATTGGATAATAGCTTAGTTCGTTCTCGCCGTATTATTCGTGATTTAATTCTTTGCAACCAGTTTGATTACTTTTGTACCTTTACTTTTTCGGGTGAAAAAATAGATAGATATGATTATCAAGCTTGCAAGAAAAGGCTGACAAGGTTGTTTAATAATTATCAGCAACGTTATTCGTGTGATTTTAGATATTTGGTTGTACCCGAACAGCATAAAGACGGCGCTTGGCATTTTCACGGTGTTTTGTCGGGCATTCGGGATGGTGATTTTGTAGTTCCCGACACAATATGGAAACATCCAAACAAGCAGTCGGAGGAACTTATACAAGTGCCGAATACAAAGGGTTATGTTGATTGGGCTTACTATTCAAAGAAGTTGGGGTTTTTCTCGTGTAGTCGCATCCGTCACTATGAGGCTTGCGCGAACTATGTCACGAAGTACATAACAAAGAGTTTGGAAACGATACAAAAAGGACAAAGGGTGTTTATGGCAAGTGCCAATTTAAAGCGTCCCGAATTGGTGTTTGATTGCGATGCCGTGCCTTGTGAGTTTGAGCCCGATTATAAGGACGATTTTGTTCAAATGGCTTGGGCGGGTGAAAGTTTTACCGTTGGTAAGTTTATACCCGATTGGGC
It contains:
- a CDS encoding rolling circle replication-associated protein is translated as MSFYRIYSYPLAESRKFKHIYFKRDRVILAKRNTAKILEKIEHETKLDNSLVRSRRIIRDLILCNQFDYFCTFTFSGEKIDRYDYQACKKRLTRLFNNYQQRYSCDFRYLVVPEQHKDGAWHFHGVLSGIRDGDFVVPDTIWKHPNKQSEELIQVPNTKGYVDWAYYSKKLGFFSCSRIRHYEACANYVTKYITKSLETIQKGQRVFMASANLKRPELVFDCDAVPCEFEPDYKDDFVQMAWAGESFTVGKFIPDWAGECCSELNDDDFYESDIEKVIFEPLVGEQLKIG